The Paludibacter jiangxiensis DNA window AAGAGACTTATATTCAGCGCCGGTTGACGCTGGCAAAGAAACTTGGATCGGGCATCGTGTTGCTGCCCGGTAATGATGAAAGTCCGATGAATTATGCCGACAATGGCTATCATTTTCGTCAGGACAGTACTTTCCTTTATTTTTTCGGTGTCGATTTTCCTTCTATCGTGGGCATAATTGATGTGGATAATCAACGCCAGATTATTTTCGGAGACGATTATACTATTGACGATATTGTGTGGATGGGACCGCAATCTACCATTGCCGACCGTGCACAGGAAGCCGGCATAACCGAAACACGGCCTTTATCGAAATTGCACGACTTTCTGGCCGACGCTCAGAAACGTGGGCGCGACATTCATTTCCTTGCACCTTACCGTGCCGAAACAAAGCTGAAGTTGCAGTCGTGGCTCGGTTTGCATTCTGACGAACTTGCTACAAAAGCTTCGTTGCCATTGACAAAAGCGGTGATTAGTCAGCGCGAAATAAAGACGGCGGAGGAAATTACCGAAATCGAAAAAGGGGTCAACCTCTCGGTGGATATGCATGTGGCCGCCATGCAGATGGTACGTCCAGGTCTTACCGAAGCGCAAGTGGCTGCCCGTGTTTACGAGGTGGCGCTGGCTGCCGATTGCGAGCTGTCGTTTCCCATCATTGCCACCATCAACGGACAAACTCTCCATAACCACTATCACGGCAACATGCTCAAAAGCGGCGATCTCTTTTTGCTCGATGCAGGAGGCGAATTGAAGATGCACTATGCTGGTGATTTGTCGAGCACTTTCCCTGTTGATACAACCTTTACTCCGCAACAAAAACTGGTATACGAAATGAGCCTGAAGGCTTATGATGCAGCTGTGGCAACGCTTGCTCCCGGAGTGCCTTTCCGTGATGTACATTTTGCTGCCTGTCGCTCCATCGTTGAAAGTATGCAGCAGCTCGGACTGATGAAAGGTGATGGGGAGGAATCGTTGAA harbors:
- a CDS encoding aminopeptidase P family protein; this encodes MFSKETYIQRRLTLAKKLGSGIVLLPGNDESPMNYADNGYHFRQDSTFLYFFGVDFPSIVGIIDVDNQRQIIFGDDYTIDDIVWMGPQSTIADRAQEAGITETRPLSKLHDFLADAQKRGRDIHFLAPYRAETKLKLQSWLGLHSDELATKASLPLTKAVISQREIKTAEEITEIEKGVNLSVDMHVAAMQMVRPGLTEAQVAARVYEVALAADCELSFPIIATINGQTLHNHYHGNMLKSGDLFLLDAGGELKMHYAGDLSSTFPVDTTFTPQQKLVYEMSLKAYDAAVATLAPGVPFRDVHFAACRSIVESMQQLGLMKGDGEESLKAGAHALFMPCGTGHMMGLDVHDMENLGEVWVGYDGEQKSTQFGLKSLRFAKPLRPGHVFTIEPGIYFIPELMDKWQSEGLFNEFVNWREVQKFRFFGGIRNEEDYMITETGACRVGKHKPMRVDEVEAIRKGK